The Brachionichthys hirsutus isolate HB-005 chromosome 1, CSIRO-AGI_Bhir_v1, whole genome shotgun sequence genome has a window encoding:
- the LOC137896803 gene encoding tigger transposable element-derived protein 1-like — MERLLLMWIKDKEIAGDTVTEAIICAKAIAIFTDIAKEDTGEGNSAQGPHPEFKASRGWFEKFKRRTGLHSVVRHGEASSADHEAAAEFVQKFTQLMIDEDYGAQQVFNCDETGLFWKKMPRRTFITMEEKKMPGHKPMKDRLTLALCANASGDCKIKPLLVYHSENPRAFKAHKIIKEKLNVLWRANAKAWVTRQYFVEWVNLVFGPAVKGYLEENNLPYKCLLILDNAPVHPPGLEDDILEEFSFIKVLYLPPNTTSILQPMDQQVIANFKKLYTKNLFRRCFDITENTQLTLREFWKGHFDIVVCLKMIDMAWQEVTTRSLNAAWTKLWPDAVAPRHVEGLEVDSEVDQIISLGQGMGLEVDEEDINELIQEHNEELSTKELQELEAMQHTAVQEQFRDEEEEDAAIIPTAQIKDILAKFHEVSDFVEKNHPEKVLTSRAIAHYDDVCLGHFRQIAKSRQKQTSLDQYFKKRDAGNTAKDQ, encoded by the coding sequence ATGGAGAGGTTGCTACTCATgtggataaaagacaaagagatcgCGGGTGACACAGTGACGGAGGCCATAATTTGCGCAAAAGCAATCGCCATTTTTACCGACATAGCGAAGGAGGACACAGGCGAAGGAAATTCGGCACAAGGACCACACCCGGAGTTTAAGGCATCGCGTGGGTGGTTCGAGAAGTTTAAAAGGAGGACTGGACTTCACTCTGTTGTTCGCCATGGCGAGGCATCCAGCGCCGACCACGAAGCGGCCGCCGAATTTGTGCAAAAATTCACACAATTGATGATCGACGAAGACTACGGTGCACAGCaagtttttaattgtgatgAGACGGGCCTTTTTTGGAAGAAGATGCCACGCCGCACCTTCATCacaatggaggagaagaaaatgccGGGCCACAAGCCCATGAAGGACCGCCTCACGCTCGCCCTTTGCGCCAATGCCAGCGGGGACTGCAAGATCAAGCCCCTGCTGGTGTACCACTCTGAAAATCCCAGAGCATTCAAGgctcacaaaataataaaagaaaaacttaaTGTGCTATGGAGGGCAAATGCCAAGGCCTGGGTCACCCGACAATATTTTGTTGAATGGGTTAATTTGGTTTTTGGCCCTGCTGTTAAGGGGTACCTAGAGGAGAACAATCTCCCCTACAAGTGCCTCCTCATTCTTGATAATGCCCCTGTCCACCCGCCCGGCCTTGAAGATGATATCCTGGAGGAGTTTTCGTTTATTAAGGTGCTGTACCTCCCACCTAACACCACCTCTATCCTCCAGCCCATGGACCAACAAGTCATTGCTAACTTCAAAAAACTCTACACAAAAAACCTGTTCAGGAGATGTTTTGACATCACTGAAAACACCCAGCTTACTCTTCGTGAGTTTTGGAAGGGGCACTTCGACATTGTTGTTTGCCTCAAGATGATCGACATGGCCTGGCAGGAGGTGACCACACGTAGCCTTAATGCAGCTTGGACAAAGCTGTGGCCTGATGCAGTTGCCCCACGACATGTTGAGGGGCTCGAGGTGGACAGTGAAGTTGACCAAATTATTTCGCTGGGACAGGGCATGGGTCTtgaggtggatgaggaggacatCAACGAGCTGATTCAGGAGCACAACGAGGAGCTGTCCacgaaggagctgcaggaattgGAGGCGATGCAACACACCGCTGTGCAGGAGCAGttcagagacgaggaggaggaggacgcagcCATCATTCCTACAGCccaaattaaagacattttagcGAAATTCCATGAAGTCTCGGACTTTGTGGAAAAGAATCACCCGGagaaagtgttgacaagtcgggctattgctcactatgatgacgtctgcctcggaCATTTCCGACAGATTgccaaaagccggcaaaagcagacgtcattggatcagtacTTTAAGAAACGCGACGCAggaaacaccgcaaaggaccaataa